The Peribacillus sp. FSL P2-0133 genome has a segment encoding these proteins:
- a CDS encoding manganese-dependent inorganic pyrophosphatase: MEKVLVFGHKNPDTDTICSAIAYADLKKQLGINAEPVRLGEVNGETQYALDQFKFEAPRLVEKVAGEAEGVILVDHNERQQSAEDIDQVRVLEVIDHHRIANFETSDPLYYRAEPVGCTATILNKIYKENGIEVPKAIAGLMLSAIISDSLLFKSPTCTEQDVAAAMELAAIAGVDAETYGLEMLKAGADLSDKTIAQLITLDAKEFSMGMAKVEIAQVNAVDPNEVLAKQAELEAAIEAVIAEKELDLFLFVVTDILTNDSVALALGKAAYAVEKAYDVSLNNNIAVLEGVVSRKKQIVPVLTDVFSK; encoded by the coding sequence TTGGAAAAAGTATTAGTTTTTGGACATAAAAACCCGGATACAGACACAATCTGTTCAGCAATCGCTTATGCAGACCTGAAAAAGCAGTTAGGTATCAACGCTGAACCAGTTCGTCTGGGTGAAGTAAATGGTGAAACTCAATATGCATTGGACCAATTCAAATTCGAAGCTCCCCGCCTTGTGGAAAAAGTTGCAGGGGAAGCTGAAGGCGTAATCCTGGTCGATCATAACGAACGCCAGCAAAGTGCTGAAGATATTGACCAAGTCCGTGTGTTGGAAGTTATCGACCATCACCGTATCGCTAACTTTGAAACAAGCGATCCACTATATTACCGTGCGGAACCAGTTGGATGTACGGCAACCATTTTAAATAAAATTTATAAAGAAAACGGCATTGAAGTCCCTAAAGCAATCGCAGGTCTTATGTTGTCTGCCATCATTTCCGATTCGTTATTGTTCAAATCTCCTACATGCACGGAGCAAGACGTTGCAGCAGCAATGGAACTGGCTGCCATTGCGGGAGTCGACGCTGAAACATACGGCTTAGAAATGTTGAAAGCTGGAGCTGACTTGAGCGACAAAACGATTGCCCAGCTTATCACTCTTGATGCAAAGGAATTCTCCATGGGAATGGCTAAAGTGGAGATAGCACAGGTCAATGCTGTAGATCCGAACGAAGTCCTTGCTAAGCAAGCAGAATTGGAAGCGGCGATTGAAGCGGTCATCGCTGAGAAGGAATTGGACTTATTCCTATTTGTCGTAACGGATATCTTGACTAATGATTCTGTTGCCTTGGCTCTTGGTAAAGCAGCTTATGCAGTGGAAAAAGCATACGACGTTTCATTAAACAATAACATCGCCGTCTTAGAAGGCGTTGTATCGCGTAAAAAACAAATCGTGCCAGTCTTAACGGACGTATTCAGCAAATAA
- a CDS encoding SulP family inorganic anion transporter, whose translation MNTSGYKQEWFGNVRGDVLSGIVVALALIPEAIAFSIIAGVDPMVGLYASFCIAIVISFVGGRPGMISAATGAMALVMVDLVKDHGLNYLLAATILTGLLQILLGVLKIGKLMKFIPKPVMTGFVNSLAILIFTAQLTHFVGETWIMYVMTAVSLAIIYLFPLITKVIPSPLVAIIFMTIVAVTTGATVRTVGDMGQLTEALPMFMLPDIPLTFDTLAIIFPYSIALAFVGLLESLLTAQIVDEMTDTDSNKNKEAKGQGISNIIAGCFGGMAGCAMIGQSGINIKSGGRGRLSTFVAGAFLMVLIVVLNDVLIKIPMAALVAVMIMVSIGTFDWSSLKRLVKAPKSDAAVMIVTVLIVLYTHDLSKGVFAGVLLSMIFFSAKISKVAVEKTEDVQAKKIIYHISGQIFFASVQDFVSKFDFKEKADSIVIDFSHSKIWDASAVGAVDTVVLKYQLLGIPVQVQGLDEESSLLLEKLATSESKIS comes from the coding sequence TTGAATACATCTGGATATAAACAGGAATGGTTCGGCAACGTTAGAGGAGATGTCCTATCGGGAATTGTCGTTGCCTTGGCATTGATTCCGGAGGCGATTGCCTTTTCGATCATTGCTGGCGTTGACCCAATGGTTGGTCTATATGCCTCATTCTGCATTGCCATCGTCATCTCTTTTGTCGGCGGAAGGCCGGGAATGATATCGGCAGCCACTGGTGCAATGGCACTCGTCATGGTCGATCTTGTTAAAGATCATGGCTTGAACTATTTACTTGCTGCAACAATATTGACTGGTTTGCTGCAAATTTTACTAGGGGTTTTAAAAATCGGGAAATTAATGAAGTTCATACCGAAGCCGGTCATGACTGGTTTTGTGAATTCTTTAGCCATCTTGATTTTCACGGCACAGCTCACCCATTTCGTGGGCGAAACATGGATCATGTATGTCATGACAGCCGTTTCTTTAGCTATCATTTATCTTTTTCCGCTAATCACGAAAGTCATACCTTCACCACTTGTAGCAATCATATTCATGACGATCGTTGCAGTTACCACGGGGGCTACGGTGCGGACGGTTGGGGATATGGGGCAATTGACCGAAGCGCTTCCGATGTTCATGCTTCCAGATATCCCTTTGACCTTCGACACTTTGGCGATCATTTTCCCTTATTCCATAGCTCTTGCATTTGTTGGCCTGCTTGAATCATTATTGACAGCTCAAATAGTCGATGAGATGACTGACACGGACAGTAATAAAAATAAGGAAGCCAAAGGCCAGGGGATTTCGAATATCATTGCCGGATGCTTTGGCGGCATGGCAGGATGTGCGATGATCGGCCAATCCGGTATCAATATTAAATCGGGAGGAAGGGGCCGGCTCTCCACTTTTGTAGCTGGCGCTTTCCTTATGGTATTAATCGTGGTATTGAATGATGTCCTTATTAAAATCCCGATGGCTGCACTTGTCGCAGTCATGATCATGGTTTCAATCGGGACCTTTGACTGGTCTTCTCTAAAGAGGCTCGTTAAAGCTCCAAAGTCGGATGCAGCCGTGATGATCGTGACGGTCCTCATTGTCCTTTATACACATGATTTATCAAAAGGGGTATTCGCCGGAGTGCTCTTGAGCATGATTTTCTTTTCGGCTAAAATTTCTAAAGTGGCTGTAGAGAAAACGGAAGATGTCCAGGCTAAGAAAATCATTTATCATATCAGCGGGCAAATATTTTTCGCTTCTGTCCAGGACTTTGTTTCGAAGTTCGACTTCAAGGAAAAAGCCGATTCAATCGTCATCGACTTTTCCCATTCTAAAATCTGGGATGCTTCAGCAGTCGGTGCTGTTGATACGGTTGTTCTTAAATATCAGCTTCTGGGTATACCTGTCCAAGTGCAAGGACTCGATGAAGAAAGTTCGTTATTGCTTGAAAAACTCGCCACCTCAGAAAGTAAAATATCTTGA
- a CDS encoding MFS transporter, which yields MNDHKIAKRNLFIMWFANFFIGGSMTMVLPFISLYIGTFGDYSTQYIQHWSGWTFGITFVTAFLFSPIWGRIGDRYGRKKILIACAFGMGLSIFLMGFVENVWQLFVLRMFTGIFTGFISMSQAFISTQTPKEIAGRVLGTLQTGNITGSLFGPLLGGLLADTLGYSTAFKFTSITIFISGLLVFATKEYRMERQKGTKSSYTSREVLSHILRNPILVNVMLISTLVQVAHFSIQPILSLYVGELHGTSNLGFYSGIAFSAAGLGNLLMARHWGKIGDRHGHVKILVLLLFLTATVYLPGAFINHFWQLVLVRFILGMAIGGIIPVRIAYIRQEAPVAMQGEVLGYNTSLRFLGNIIGPAMGGMVAGFYGFSAVFITTSTLLLIAGLVLYFAMHRNPELARSH from the coding sequence ATGAATGATCATAAAATAGCTAAACGGAATCTTTTCATCATGTGGTTCGCCAATTTCTTCATAGGCGGGAGCATGACGATGGTTCTCCCATTCATATCCTTATACATTGGTACATTCGGAGATTATTCGACTCAATATATCCAGCATTGGTCCGGATGGACATTTGGAATCACTTTTGTGACTGCCTTTTTATTTTCTCCCATTTGGGGACGAATTGGTGATCGGTACGGCAGAAAAAAAATCTTGATTGCCTGTGCCTTTGGGATGGGGCTGTCCATTTTCTTGATGGGATTCGTTGAAAATGTTTGGCAGCTATTCGTCTTAAGGATGTTCACCGGAATATTCACTGGCTTCATTTCCATGTCACAGGCCTTCATATCAACGCAGACCCCTAAAGAAATTGCCGGACGTGTGCTGGGAACCTTGCAAACGGGAAATATAACCGGTTCCCTTTTCGGACCTTTGCTTGGCGGCCTGCTTGCAGACACACTCGGCTATTCAACCGCCTTTAAATTCACCTCCATCACCATTTTCATTTCTGGACTTCTTGTTTTTGCAACCAAGGAGTACCGAATGGAACGGCAGAAGGGAACAAAGTCGAGCTATACAAGCAGGGAGGTTCTATCGCATATCTTAAGGAATCCCATCCTAGTCAATGTCATGCTCATTTCGACACTTGTTCAAGTTGCCCACTTCAGCATTCAGCCCATTCTTTCTTTATATGTTGGCGAGCTGCATGGAACTTCCAATCTTGGATTTTATTCAGGTATCGCCTTTTCTGCAGCAGGCCTGGGGAATTTATTGATGGCGCGTCACTGGGGCAAGATAGGTGATCGTCATGGACATGTGAAGATTCTTGTGCTGCTTCTTTTTCTAACTGCTACTGTCTACTTGCCCGGTGCCTTCATCAATCATTTTTGGCAGCTTGTTTTGGTACGTTTCATACTTGGCATGGCAATAGGCGGCATCATCCCTGTAAGGATTGCCTACATTCGCCAGGAAGCTCCTGTCGCAATGCAGGGGGAAGTACTTGGGTACAATACGAGCCTGCGCTTTTTAGGCAATATCATTGGACCTGCGATGGGCGGAATGGTTGCTGGTTTCTACGGATTCTCCGCCGTTTTCATCACGACCAGCACGTTACTCCTCATAGCGGGACTTGTCCTCTATTTCGCGATGCACCGCAATCCGGAATTGGCAAGATCACATTAA
- a CDS encoding citrate:proton symporter, with protein MLTILGFCMILTFLVLVITKRLSVVVAFIFTAIAFGLIGGFASEMGDMMVAGILKVTPTAVMIVFAILYFGLMIDVGLFEPMIAKILSFVKGDPLKVVMATAIITMLVGLDGDGSSTFMITVSAMLPLYIKLGMNRLVLACVVGLAAGVMNMIPWGGPLVRAAASLQVEVSELFIPLIPVMICGLLWTLFSAYVLGKKERERLGVSSVEANMQPGMGEQAAAVETAPKGTSKLFWFNWFLTILLMVLLVMEVLPIQILFATAFAIALFVNFPNPKEQQERILSHANSFVMICTLIFAAGIFTGVFTETKMMDSMAASIVTVIPEWLGAHLPLVVALTSIPMGFIFSPDAYYFGILPIISETASNFGIAPVEIGRAALLGHSTAGFPLSPLVPATFILIGLVGVDFGDHQKFLFKWAFGTTIIMTIAAITFGVITL; from the coding sequence ATGTTGACGATTTTAGGATTTTGCATGATTTTAACGTTTCTGGTCTTAGTCATCACAAAACGCTTATCAGTGGTTGTCGCTTTTATCTTCACTGCGATAGCATTTGGTCTGATTGGTGGCTTTGCCTCGGAAATGGGAGATATGATGGTTGCGGGTATTTTAAAGGTGACACCGACAGCAGTCATGATCGTTTTTGCCATTCTATACTTTGGTTTAATGATTGACGTTGGTTTATTCGAGCCCATGATCGCTAAAATACTCAGTTTTGTAAAAGGAGATCCGCTAAAGGTTGTCATGGCAACCGCCATTATAACCATGTTGGTAGGTTTGGACGGAGACGGTTCTTCCACATTCATGATCACCGTTTCAGCCATGCTGCCGCTTTATATCAAATTAGGGATGAACAGGCTCGTATTGGCCTGTGTTGTTGGTTTAGCCGCTGGCGTCATGAATATGATTCCTTGGGGAGGTCCTTTGGTCAGGGCGGCCGCGAGCCTTCAGGTTGAAGTATCGGAGTTATTCATTCCTCTCATTCCGGTCATGATTTGCGGTCTTTTATGGACGCTTTTTTCGGCATATGTACTTGGCAAAAAGGAAAGGGAGAGATTAGGAGTCAGTTCGGTGGAGGCGAACATGCAACCTGGTATGGGTGAACAGGCTGCAGCTGTTGAAACCGCACCTAAAGGAACATCCAAGCTTTTTTGGTTTAATTGGTTCTTGACGATTTTACTGATGGTTTTGCTGGTGATGGAAGTGCTGCCGATCCAAATTTTATTTGCCACTGCTTTTGCGATTGCACTATTCGTTAACTTTCCGAACCCAAAAGAACAGCAGGAAAGGATTTTAAGTCATGCCAATAGTTTTGTGATGATCTGTACACTCATTTTCGCTGCAGGGATTTTTACGGGTGTATTCACAGAAACAAAGATGATGGACTCGATGGCGGCTTCAATCGTAACTGTCATTCCAGAGTGGCTCGGGGCACATTTGCCACTGGTGGTAGCGTTGACGAGCATTCCGATGGGGTTCATTTTTTCACCTGATGCCTATTACTTTGGTATTCTGCCAATAATAAGTGAAACTGCATCGAACTTCGGTATTGCTCCTGTAGAAATCGGAAGGGCGGCTTTATTAGGCCATTCGACCGCAGGGTTCCCATTATCGCCATTGGTGCCTGCAACATTCATATTAATTGGCCTTGTAGGCGTGGATTTTGGGGATCACCAAAAATTCCTGTTTAAATGGGCATTTGGGACAACCATCATCATGACGATTGCAGCGATTACTTTTGGGGTCATCACTTTGTAA
- a CDS encoding superoxide dismutase family protein, translating into MNYKQKLVLPICAALLLYGCNSADDSNQSDNDAEEMTTVGQGTETGVDPQVKAEVKDVEGKTLGTVNFTAEENTVVIETALEGLEPGYHGFHVHENAVCEPDAKEGPFTTAGGHFNPTDDTHSKHAGDMPPLYVKEDGTAKYTATLDNMTIDQLKKEELAVIVHANPDNFANIPDRYEANGEKGPDVDTLKTGDAGDRQACGIVVSAEEK; encoded by the coding sequence ATGAACTATAAACAAAAACTTGTGCTGCCAATATGTGCTGCCCTTTTACTGTATGGATGTAATTCAGCGGATGACTCAAATCAGTCCGACAATGATGCCGAGGAAATGACTACAGTGGGACAAGGAACAGAAACAGGGGTTGATCCGCAGGTGAAAGCGGAAGTTAAAGATGTAGAAGGTAAAACACTTGGGACGGTTAACTTTACCGCCGAAGAGAATACTGTAGTGATCGAGACCGCTTTGGAAGGCCTTGAGCCAGGCTATCATGGATTCCATGTCCACGAAAACGCAGTATGTGAGCCGGATGCTAAGGAAGGCCCGTTCACTACAGCGGGAGGACACTTTAATCCAACTGATGACACGCACTCTAAACATGCAGGGGATATGCCCCCTTTATATGTAAAAGAGGATGGGACAGCCAAATATACGGCAACATTGGATAACATGACGATAGACCAGCTGAAGAAAGAAGAGTTGGCTGTAATCGTTCATGCGAATCCAGACAACTTTGCCAATATTCCTGACCGTTATGAAGCCAATGGAGAAAAAGGACCTGATGTAGATACCTTGAAAACTGGTGATGCAGGCGATAGGCAAGCTTGCGGGATTGTTGTAAGTGCAGAGGAAAAATAG
- a CDS encoding rhodanese-related sulfurtransferase gives METKPYRVLLYYLYVPIENHEEFAAEHLAACKVLELKGRILVAAEGINGTVSGTIEQTNKYMDMMKSDPRFADIVFKIDEADGHAFKKMHVRPRNELVTLRLEEDINPNRTTGKYLSPKEFFEQMQDENAIVLDARNDYEFDLGHFRGAIKPEITNFRELPDWVQENKEMFEGKKILTYCTGGIRCEKFSGWLVEEGFEDVSQLHGGIATYGKDPEVQGELWDGQMYVFDERIAVPINQKEHVIVGRDIYSGEPCERYVNCANPECNKKILCSEENEHKHMRSCTHECRVHPRNRYVVEHNLSEEEVAERLQLIEETITAK, from the coding sequence ATGGAAACAAAACCATATAGAGTATTACTTTATTATTTGTATGTGCCCATCGAGAATCATGAAGAATTCGCAGCCGAGCATCTTGCGGCATGTAAAGTACTTGAATTGAAAGGCCGTATCTTGGTGGCAGCAGAAGGTATCAACGGAACAGTTTCTGGTACGATCGAACAAACCAACAAATATATGGACATGATGAAAAGCGACCCCCGCTTTGCCGATATCGTGTTTAAAATAGATGAAGCTGACGGCCATGCTTTCAAAAAAATGCATGTTCGTCCACGAAATGAACTTGTAACGCTTCGTTTGGAAGAAGACATCAACCCGAACCGGACGACAGGCAAATACTTGAGCCCGAAGGAGTTCTTCGAGCAAATGCAAGATGAAAATGCCATCGTCCTTGATGCCAGAAATGACTATGAATTTGATTTGGGACATTTCAGGGGTGCAATCAAGCCAGAAATCACGAATTTCCGTGAACTTCCGGATTGGGTCCAGGAAAATAAAGAAATGTTCGAAGGCAAAAAAATCCTAACGTATTGCACCGGCGGTATCCGATGTGAGAAATTCTCCGGCTGGCTTGTCGAAGAAGGCTTTGAAGATGTAAGCCAACTGCATGGCGGCATCGCAACATACGGAAAGGATCCCGAAGTCCAAGGTGAGCTTTGGGATGGTCAAATGTATGTATTCGATGAAAGGATTGCCGTACCTATCAATCAAAAAGAACATGTCATTGTCGGTCGAGACATTTATTCCGGCGAACCTTGCGAACGCTATGTTAATTGCGCTAACCCTGAATGCAACAAGAAAATCCTTTGCAGTGAAGAGAACGAGCACAAACATATGCGCAGCTGTACTCATGAATGCCGAGTGCATCCCCGTAACCGCTATGTAGTCGAGCATAACCTTTCTGAAGAAGAAGTGGCTGAGAGATTACAGCTAATCGAAGAAACCATTACCGCAAAATGA
- a CDS encoding nitronate monooxygenase, with protein MLKDLMRYPIIQAPMAGGASTPKLAASVSNAGGLGFLAAGYKTAEEMKDEIGQTRQLTEHPFGVNVFVPGNEAVDENILSAYREKIEKEAESVGAEIGKADSDDDDWENKITVLKEAGVAVVSFTFGCPTDDVIRELQNVGSLIAVTVTNLQEAKRAAEGGADVLCVQGFEAGGHRGSFENRTEDDYGLLVLIRLIQGELNLPIIAAGGLMHGKDIAAVLEAGATAAQLGTAFLRCPESGASPVHKEALGNPRFTQTSITRAFSGRRARGLVNHFITEYDGVAPVAYPYVHHMTKQMRKVAGQKNNPELMALWAGQGYRVSRELPASELVELLVEELK; from the coding sequence ATGTTGAAAGATTTAATGAGATATCCAATCATCCAAGCACCGATGGCAGGAGGAGCTTCCACCCCGAAGCTTGCGGCTTCAGTATCCAATGCAGGAGGATTGGGCTTTCTCGCAGCTGGCTATAAGACTGCAGAAGAGATGAAGGACGAGATAGGGCAGACCCGTCAGTTGACTGAGCACCCTTTTGGCGTGAATGTCTTTGTGCCAGGCAACGAGGCGGTGGATGAAAATATATTATCTGCCTATCGTGAAAAGATCGAAAAAGAGGCCGAGAGCGTTGGGGCTGAGATTGGAAAAGCCGATAGTGATGACGATGATTGGGAAAATAAAATAACGGTATTGAAGGAGGCCGGGGTCGCCGTCGTCAGTTTTACGTTTGGATGTCCAACGGATGATGTAATAAGGGAGCTCCAGAATGTCGGTTCCCTTATAGCCGTGACAGTAACCAACCTTCAGGAAGCAAAAAGGGCGGCGGAAGGAGGTGCGGATGTACTATGTGTACAGGGGTTTGAAGCAGGGGGTCACCGGGGCAGCTTTGAAAACCGCACAGAAGATGATTACGGTCTTTTAGTTTTGATACGGTTGATACAAGGTGAGCTGAACCTGCCGATCATTGCGGCGGGTGGATTGATGCATGGAAAGGATATCGCAGCCGTGCTCGAAGCGGGAGCAACAGCGGCACAATTGGGAACAGCTTTCCTTCGCTGTCCCGAAAGCGGGGCAAGTCCCGTCCATAAGGAAGCTCTAGGAAATCCCCGATTTACCCAGACCTCTATTACCCGAGCCTTCAGCGGCCGGAGGGCACGCGGGTTGGTGAATCACTTTATAACCGAATATGATGGCGTTGCACCAGTCGCCTATCCTTATGTCCATCACATGACAAAGCAAATGCGAAAAGTGGCTGGACAAAAAAACAATCCTGAATTGATGGCTTTGTGGGCAGGACAAGGATATAGGGTGAGCAGGGAACTTCCCGCATCGGAATTGGTTGAACTTCTTGTAGAAGAACTAAAATGA
- a CDS encoding GNAT family N-acetyltransferase, protein MEIRELFMDEPPPMHLLLLADPSRELVEEYLGSGTCFVAVTEERMIGVYVLLQKGPKLIEIMNIAVDERHHGRGIGRQLIEHAIGHAREQGYKTIEIGTGNSGIGQLALYQKCGFRITGVDRDFFNRNYSEAIYENGIQCQDMIRMSQSLD, encoded by the coding sequence ATGGAGATAAGGGAATTATTCATGGATGAGCCACCGCCGATGCATTTATTGCTTTTGGCAGATCCTTCAAGGGAATTGGTCGAGGAATACTTGGGAAGCGGAACATGCTTTGTTGCCGTGACTGAGGAGCGAATGATCGGTGTTTATGTTTTACTGCAAAAAGGTCCAAAACTGATAGAGATAATGAACATCGCGGTGGATGAACGGCACCATGGAAGAGGAATCGGCAGGCAATTGATTGAACACGCCATAGGCCATGCAAGGGAACAGGGATATAAAACGATTGAAATCGGCACGGGAAATTCGGGGATAGGGCAGCTTGCCCTTTACCAAAAATGCGGTTTTAGAATAACTGGGGTCGATCGGGATTTTTTTAATAGAAACTATTCCGAGGCCATTTATGAAAATGGGATTCAATGTCAGGATATGATTCGCATGTCACAAAGTTTAGACTAA
- a CDS encoding GNAT family protein — MEHIELFGKHVILTPMMDHHIEPLYTASLPTEIWEWSATKILSYDEAISYVKDGIRAREQELHHPFVVIDQTDDSIVGSTSLRNIQFHNQSLEIGATWYHPDKWRTAINTECKYLLLQHAFEKWKMKRVEFRTDECNKRSRAAITRLGALEEGILRMEKKLQDGRIRNTVVYSILEHEWPSVKRNLEAFLKR, encoded by the coding sequence ATGGAACATATCGAATTATTCGGGAAACACGTGATACTCACCCCGATGATGGATCATCATATCGAACCGCTTTACACCGCTTCCCTGCCAACTGAAATATGGGAATGGAGCGCAACAAAAATTTTGTCATATGACGAGGCGATTTCCTATGTAAAGGATGGCATTCGAGCAAGGGAACAGGAACTTCATCATCCATTTGTCGTTATCGATCAGACTGATGATTCGATAGTTGGCAGCACGAGCTTAAGAAATATTCAATTTCATAATCAATCCCTGGAAATCGGTGCGACTTGGTATCATCCCGACAAATGGCGGACAGCCATTAACACAGAATGTAAGTACCTGCTATTGCAGCATGCTTTTGAAAAGTGGAAAATGAAACGGGTTGAATTCAGGACGGACGAATGCAATAAAAGATCGCGTGCAGCAATAACCAGGCTCGGCGCCCTAGAAGAAGGCATTTTGAGAATGGAGAAAAAACTGCAAGATGGAAGGATTAGGAACACGGTGGTCTACAGTATTCTCGAGCATGAATGGCCCAGTGTGAAAAGGAATTTGGAAGCCTTTTTGAAAAGGTGA
- a CDS encoding PLP-dependent aminotransferase family protein has translation MFEITLNLDKTNKEALYVQLYKYFIKEIQNGQIKAGMKLPSKRKLALHLGIGLNTVDTAYQQLMAEGYVESQLRKGYYVADLEPISPLNEPLPVKEGMMCPPNERNEIDFNHGRVDVDSFPHAVWKKCLNNTLYLQEREMFMSGDPQGEWGLRSEISSYLFQSRGVRCGADQIIIGAGTQYFIHLLRLLLGNERVFGLEDPGFHRVREVLRLEEADMAFIPLDESGMSVDSLKESAANVAYVTPSHQFPSGMIMPITRRVELLNWAVGKKGYIIEDDYDGEFRHSGKPIPSLQGLDTKGTVIYLGTFSKSLIPSIRVGFMVLPMELACRYQEKLIGYKQTVSRLIQETLCLFMKNGHWERHLNKMRTIYRKKNKVLLNEIEESFHDRVAVIGEKSGLHVLLKVKNGSSEAELIQKAASVGVKVRPTSVYHSKNVKDPTILIGYGGLTEKEIKAGIRLLKMAWL, from the coding sequence ATGTTTGAAATCACTCTAAACTTAGATAAAACGAATAAAGAAGCTTTATATGTCCAATTGTATAAATACTTTATTAAGGAAATACAGAATGGACAAATAAAGGCCGGAATGAAGCTGCCTTCTAAACGAAAACTAGCTTTGCATTTAGGGATAGGCCTAAATACAGTGGATACGGCTTATCAGCAGTTGATGGCAGAAGGATATGTGGAAAGTCAATTAAGGAAAGGTTATTACGTAGCCGATTTAGAGCCGATCTCACCTTTGAATGAGCCTTTGCCTGTAAAAGAAGGGATGATGTGCCCTCCGAATGAAAGAAATGAGATAGATTTCAATCATGGACGGGTGGACGTGGATTCTTTCCCGCATGCCGTGTGGAAAAAATGCTTGAACAATACATTGTATCTACAGGAAAGGGAAATGTTCATGAGCGGTGATCCTCAAGGGGAATGGGGGCTCCGGTCTGAGATCTCATCCTATCTATTTCAATCGAGAGGAGTTCGCTGCGGGGCTGATCAAATCATCATTGGGGCAGGTACCCAGTATTTCATCCATCTGCTGCGGTTACTTCTTGGAAATGAGCGGGTATTTGGGTTGGAAGACCCTGGCTTTCATCGAGTAAGGGAGGTACTGAGGTTGGAGGAAGCGGATATGGCATTCATACCCTTGGATGAAAGTGGAATGAGTGTGGACTCCTTGAAAGAGAGTGCCGCGAATGTTGCCTATGTCACTCCTTCCCATCAATTTCCTTCCGGTATGATCATGCCGATAACTAGAAGGGTGGAATTGCTGAATTGGGCAGTGGGAAAAAAAGGTTATATCATTGAAGATGATTATGACGGGGAATTCCGACATTCAGGTAAACCGATTCCGTCCTTGCAGGGGTTGGACACAAAGGGAACGGTCATCTACCTAGGCACTTTTTCAAAGTCGCTCATCCCATCAATCAGGGTGGGATTCATGGTGTTACCCATGGAGCTGGCTTGCCGCTATCAGGAGAAGTTAATTGGATATAAACAGACCGTTTCCAGACTGATTCAGGAAACGCTCTGTCTTTTTATGAAAAATGGACATTGGGAACGCCATCTAAATAAAATGCGAACGATTTATCGTAAAAAAAATAAGGTGCTGCTGAATGAAATAGAAGAGAGCTTCCATGATCGTGTAGCCGTAATCGGTGAAAAGTCAGGATTGCACGTTCTTTTAAAAGTAAAAAACGGCAGCAGTGAGGCAGAGCTCATTCAAAAGGCAGCCAGTGTTGGGGTTAAAGTCCGCCCAACTTCGGTTTATCATTCTAAGAATGTGAAAGATCCGACTATTTTGATTGGGTACGGTGGTTTAACCGAAAAGGAAATCAAAGCGGGAATCCGACTTTTAAAAATGGCATGGCTATAG
- a CDS encoding MarR family winged helix-turn-helix transcriptional regulator yields the protein MTNPTQLFHQYLQVSRSLVSKMNEQITALEIYHNQWTILNYLKNCGYSTIPDICSYLDVDSVIITRSVNSMEQNNMIKQVPGKDEQEKRIELTSRGKEVHTKCLKIAEKIEGKALEGITEEEQEIFFQTVLKILNNIRN from the coding sequence ATGACGAACCCTACTCAATTATTTCATCAATATTTACAAGTATCGAGATCATTAGTCAGCAAAATGAATGAACAAATTACAGCCCTTGAAATTTACCATAATCAGTGGACAATCCTCAATTATTTAAAGAACTGTGGATATTCCACAATTCCCGATATTTGCAGTTACTTGGATGTTGATAGTGTTATCATCACACGTTCGGTCAACAGCATGGAACAGAATAATATGATTAAACAAGTTCCTGGAAAAGATGAACAGGAAAAACGAATCGAACTGACTTCCCGGGGAAAAGAAGTACATACAAAATGTCTTAAGATTGCAGAAAAAATCGAAGGAAAAGCCCTGGAAGGCATTACTGAGGAAGAACAGGAAATATTTTTCCAGACGGTCCTTAAAATCCTCAATAATATAAGAAACTAA